The Glycine soja cultivar W05 chromosome 8, ASM419377v2, whole genome shotgun sequence genome has a window encoding:
- the LOC114424509 gene encoding aspartic proteinase CDR1-like isoform X1, which translates to MPFNLLPPLSFTLNLYILKMHPLVFLSLALYLLSTVSSREVSEGQRGFSIDLIHRDSPLSPFYKPSLTPSDRIINTALRSIYQLNRASHSDLNEKKTLERVRIPNHGEYLMRFYIGTPPVERLAIADTASDLIWVQCSPCETCFPQDTPLFEPHKSSTFANLSCDSQPCTSSNIYYCPLVGNLCLYTNTYGDGSSTKGVLCTESIHFGSQTVTFPKTIFGCGSNNDFMHQISNKVTGIVGLGAGPLSLVSQLGDQIGHKFSYCLLPFTSTSTIKLKFGNDTTITGNGVVSTPLIIDPHYPSYYFLHLVGITIGQKMLQVRTTDHTNGNIIIDLGTVLTYLEVNFYHNFVTLLREALGISETKDDIPYPFDFCFPNQANITFPKIVFQFTGAKVFLSPKNLFFRFDDLNMICLAVLPDFYAKGFSVFGNLAQVDFQVEYDRKGKKVSFAPADCSKN; encoded by the coding sequence atgcCCTTCAATTTGCTCCCTCCTCTATCCTTTACTTTGAATCTGTATATCCTCAAAATGCATCCACTCGTGTTCTTGTCTTTAGCTTTATACTTACTTTCTACTGTATCATCTAGAGAAGTCAGTGAAGGCCAAAGGGGCTTCAGCATTGATCTTATTCACCGTGACTCACCATTGTCACCCTTTTACAAACCTTCACTCACCCCATCAGATCGCATCATAAACACTGCCTTGCGCTCCATTTATCAATTAAATCGAGCTTCCCACTCTGatctaaatgaaaaaaaaacactcgaACGTGTTAGGATTCCAAACCACGGAGAATATCTCATGAGGTTCTACATCGGTACCCCTCCTGTGGAAAGACTTGCTATCGCAGACACAGCGAGTGATCTTATTTGGGTACAATGTTCCCCTTGTGAGACATGTTTTCCCCAAGACACCCCATTGTTTGAACCACACAAGTCTTCCACGTTCGCAAATTTGTCATGTGACTCACAACCTTGCACATCATCCAATATATATTATTGCCCACTTGTAGGTAATTTATGCTTATACACAAACACTTATGGTGACGGATCATCCACCAAAGGAGTATTGTGCACTGAATCCATTCATTTTGGGTCTCAAACCGTCACATTTCCTAAGACTATTTTCGGATGTGGATCAAACAACGACTTCATGCATCAAATTAGCAACAAAGTCACAGGAATAGTGGGTCTTGGAGCTGGGCCATTGTCGCTAGTATCACAACTAGGTGACCAAATCGGTCACAAATTCTCATATTGTTTACTTCCTTTCACTTCAACCTCTACAATCAAGCTGAAATTTGGGAACGATACAACAATAACTGGAAATGGGGTTGTCTCAACTCCCCTCATAATCGACCCACATTATCCTTCCTATTACTTCCTCCATCTTGTAGGCATCACTATTGGACAAAAGATGCTGCAAGTGCGTACAACCGATCATACTAATGGCAACATAATCATTGATTTGGGGACAGTGTTGACATATCTTGAAGTGAACTTTTACCACAATTTTGTAACTTTGTTGCGAGAAGCCCTTGGGATTTCAGAGACAAAGGATGATATTCCATACCCATTTGACTTTTGCTTTCCAAATCAAGCTAATATAACTTTTCCTAAAATTGTGTTTCAATTTACTGGAGCTAAGGTTTTTCTGAGCCCTAAGAACCTATTTTTCAGGTTCGATGACTTGAACATGATTTGCTTGGCGGTACTACCCGACTTCTATGCAAAGGGATTTTCTGTCTTTGGAAATTTGGCGCAGGTTGATTTTCAAGTGGAGTATGATCGCAAAGGGAAAAAAGTGTCTTTTGCTCCTGCCGACTGCTCCAAAAACTAG
- the LOC114424509 gene encoding aspartic proteinase CDR1-like isoform X2, whose product MPFNLLPPLSFTLNLYILKMHPLVFLSLALYLLSTVSSREVSEGQRGFSIDLIHRDSPLSPFYKPSLTPSDRIINTALRSIYQLNRASHSDLNEKKTLERVRIPNHGEYLMRFYIGTPPVERLAIADTASDLIWVQCSPCETCFPQDTPLFEPHKSSTFANLSCDSQPCTSSNIYYCPLVGNLCLYTNTYGDGSSTKGVLCTESIHFGSQTVTFPKTIFGCGSNNDFMHQISNKVTGIVGLGAGPLSLVSQLGDQIGHKFSYCLLPFTSTSTIKLKFGNDTTITGNGVVSTPLIIDPHYPSYYFLHLVGITIGQKMLQVRTTDHTNGNIIIDLGTVLTYLEVNFYHNFVTLLREALGISETKDDIPYPFDFCFPNQVR is encoded by the exons atgcCCTTCAATTTGCTCCCTCCTCTATCCTTTACTTTGAATCTGTATATCCTCAAAATGCATCCACTCGTGTTCTTGTCTTTAGCTTTATACTTACTTTCTACTGTATCATCTAGAGAAGTCAGTGAAGGCCAAAGGGGCTTCAGCATTGATCTTATTCACCGTGACTCACCATTGTCACCCTTTTACAAACCTTCACTCACCCCATCAGATCGCATCATAAACACTGCCTTGCGCTCCATTTATCAATTAAATCGAGCTTCCCACTCTGatctaaatgaaaaaaaaacactcgaACGTGTTAGGATTCCAAACCACGGAGAATATCTCATGAGGTTCTACATCGGTACCCCTCCTGTGGAAAGACTTGCTATCGCAGACACAGCGAGTGATCTTATTTGGGTACAATGTTCCCCTTGTGAGACATGTTTTCCCCAAGACACCCCATTGTTTGAACCACACAAGTCTTCCACGTTCGCAAATTTGTCATGTGACTCACAACCTTGCACATCATCCAATATATATTATTGCCCACTTGTAGGTAATTTATGCTTATACACAAACACTTATGGTGACGGATCATCCACCAAAGGAGTATTGTGCACTGAATCCATTCATTTTGGGTCTCAAACCGTCACATTTCCTAAGACTATTTTCGGATGTGGATCAAACAACGACTTCATGCATCAAATTAGCAACAAAGTCACAGGAATAGTGGGTCTTGGAGCTGGGCCATTGTCGCTAGTATCACAACTAGGTGACCAAATCGGTCACAAATTCTCATATTGTTTACTTCCTTTCACTTCAACCTCTACAATCAAGCTGAAATTTGGGAACGATACAACAATAACTGGAAATGGGGTTGTCTCAACTCCCCTCATAATCGACCCACATTATCCTTCCTATTACTTCCTCCATCTTGTAGGCATCACTATTGGACAAAAGATGCTGCAAGTGCGTACAACCGATCATACTAATGGCAACATAATCATTGATTTGGGGACAGTGTTGACATATCTTGAAGTGAACTTTTACCACAATTTTGTAACTTTGTTGCGAGAAGCCCTTGGGATTTCAGAGACAAAGGATGATATTCCATACCCATTTGACTTTTGCTTTCCAAATCAA GTTCGATGA